A stretch of the Acanthopagrus latus isolate v.2019 chromosome 9, fAcaLat1.1, whole genome shotgun sequence genome encodes the following:
- the cryba2b gene encoding beta-crystallin A2b — translation MNTQQMEQMGQFKITVWEEENFQGKRCEFMLECQNIMERGFNKIRSIKVENGPWVGYEYPEFQGQQFILEKGDYPRYEAWSGNSSYRTEHMLSFRPIKCANHSDSKVTLYECEDFQGRKFEMCDDYPSLQAMGWCSKEVPSIKVNSGAWVAYQFPGYRGYQYILERDRHQGEYRNYNEFSTQAHTNQVQSIRRIQH, via the exons ATGAACACTCAACAAATGGAGCAGATGGGCCAGTTCAAGATCACAGTCTGGGAGGAGGAGAACTTCCAGGGCAAGCGCTGTGAGTTCATGCTGGAGTGCCAGAACATCATGGAGAGGGGCTTCAACAAGATCCGCTCCATCAAGGTTGAGAATGGACC CTGGGTGGGTTATGAGTACCCCGAGTTCCAGGGACAGCAGTTTATCCTGGAGAAGGGAGACTACCCTCGCTACGAGGCCTGGAGCGGAAACAGCAGCTACAGAACCGAGCACATGCTTTCCTTCAGACCCATCAAGTGCGCT AACCACAGTGACAGCAAGGTGACCCTGTACGAGTGCGAGGACTTCCAGGGCCGTAAGTTCGAGATGTGCGATGACTACCCCTCCCTACAGGCCATGGGCTGGTGCAGCAAGGAGGTGCCCTCCATCAAAGTCAACTCAGGAGC CTGGGTCGCCTACCAGTTCCCTGGTTACCGTGGCTACCAGTACAtcctggagagagacagacaccaAGGCGAGTACAGAAACTACAACGAGTTCAGCACCCAGGCTCACACCAACCAGGTGCAGTCCATTCGTAGGATCCAGCACTAA
- the umps gene encoding uridine 5'-monophosphate synthase, producing MDHDSIDSLILKLHDVNAVKFGEYKLKSGMMTPIYIDLRVLVSYPALMNQVSSLIYERVQEEGLQFDSVCGVPYTALPLATIICSRHELPMLIRRKEAKDYGTKRLVEGSFREGDTCLIIEDTVTSGSSILETAEVLYKGGLKVTDAIVLMDREQGGVEMLASQGIKLHPIISMFKLLNVLLAAERIDAKTAQSVRQFILDNNTFSPKEENGNGVSAAKKPCVEKSVDLSYAERAKLPNVHPLASKLLTIMEEKQSNLCVSADVTSSEELLQLADSLGPSICVLKTHVDILKDYTAAFSQRLQALAEKHNFLIFEDRKFADIGNTVKHQYEGGLYQISSWSHIVNAHAVPGPGVVKGLSAVGKPLGRGCLLIAQMSSQGSLATGEYTKAALQMAEEQSDFVFGFICGSKISKKPEFIHMSPGVQMQAGGDVLGQQYSTPEEVLCNKGSDVIIVGRGILEAPDRLEAAESYRKAGWEAYTKKLGSGDQ from the exons ATGGACCACGACTCCATTGACAGTTTGATCCTGAAGCTCCACGATGTGAACGCGGTGAAGTTCGGGGAGTACAAGCTGAAGAGCGGCATGATGACACCCATCTACATCGACCTGAGGGTGCTCGTGTCCTACCCAGCTCTCATGAACCAG GTGTCGAGTCTCATCTACGAGCGGGTGCAAGAAGAGGGGCTGCAGTTCGACTCGGTGTGCGGGGTCCCGTACACGGCCCTGCCTTTGGCCACCATCATCTGTTCCAGACACGAGCTGCCCATGCTCATCAGGCGGAAGGAGGCCAAGGACTATG GAACCAAGCGTCTGGTGGAGGGCTCCTTCCGCGAGGGGGACACGTGTCTGATCATTGAGGACACGGTGACCAGTGGCAGCAGCATCCTGGAGACTGCTGAAGTGCTCTACAAGGGAGGACTGAAG GTGACGGATGCCATCGTTCTAATGGACCGAGAGCAAGGTGGCGTAGAGATGCTGGCCTCTCAGGGAATCAAACTGCATCCCATCATCTCCATGTTCAAGCTGCTCAACGTGCTGCTGGCAGCCGAGCGCATCGATGCCAAAACCGCCCAGAGCGTCCGCCAGTTcatcctggacaacaacacCTTCAG CCCAAAGGAGGAGAACGGCAACGGTGTGTCCGCTGCCAAGAAGCCGTGTGTGGAGAAGAGCGTGGACCTGAGCTACGCAGAGAGAGCCAAACTACCAA ACGTTCACCCTCTGGCGTCGAAGCTGCTGACGATCATGGAGGAGAAGCAGTcgaacctgtgtgtgtctgctgacgTGACGAGCAGCGAGGAGCTCCTCCAGCTGGCCGACTCTCTGGGCCCGAGCATCTGCGTGCTGAAGACGCACGTCGACATCCTGAAG GACTACACAGCGGCCTTCAGCCAGAGGCTGCAGGCACTGGCGGAGAAGCACAACTTCCTCATCTTTGAAGATCGCAAGTTTGCCGACATTGGcaacacagtgaaacatcaGTATGAGG GTGGTTTGTACCAGATCTCCTCCTGGTCCCACATAGTGAACGCCCACGCGGTGCCGGGCCCCGGGGTGGTGAAGGGTCTGAGCGCTGTAGGAAAGCCTCTGGGCCGAGGCTGTCTGCTCATAGCACAGATGAGCTCCCAGGGCTCTCTGGCTACTGGTGAATACACGAAGGCTGCG CTGCAGATGGCAGAAGAGCAGTCGGACTTCGTGTTCGGGTTCATCTGTGGCTCTAAAATCAGCAAGAAGCCAGAGTTCATCCACATGAGCCCCGGGGTGCAGATGCAGGCTGGAG GTGACGTGTTGGGCCAGCAGTACTCCACTCCAGAGGAAGTCCTCTGCAACAAAGGCTCCGACGTCATCATCGTCGGCCGGGGTATCCTGGAGGCCCCTGATAGGCTGGAAGCCGCCGAGTCGTACAGAAAGGCAGGCTGGGAGGCGTACACCAAGAAACTGGGCAGCGGTGACCAGTAG